CCGCCTGGGCATCCAGGCCTTCGAACCGATCCTGGTCGAAGGCAAGGCCATTCAGCTGCACCCGCTCGTCTGCACGGCCTTCAACGCCGACTTCGACGGCGACCAGATGGCCGTCCACGTCCCGCTCTCGCTGGAAGCCCAGCTTGAAGCGCGCGTGCTCATGATGTCGACGAACAACATCCTGCACCCGGCGAACGGCGCACCGATCATCGTTCCCTCGCAGGACATGGTTCTCGGCCTCTACTATCTGTCGATCCAGAACCAGAACGAGCCGGGCGAAGGCATGGCCTTCTCCGACATGGGCGAACTGCACCACGCTCTGGAAAACAAGGTCGTCACGCTGCACGCGAAGATCCGTGGCCGCTACAAGTCGGTCGATGCCGACGGCAAGCCGTACACGAAGATCTACGAGACGACGCCCGGCCGCATGATCATCGGCGAACTGCTGCCGAAGAACGGCAATATCCCGTTCGACATCTGCAACCAGGAAATGACCAAGAAGAACATCTCCAAGATGATCGACACGGTCTACCGCCATTGCGGCCAGAAGGACACGGTCATCTTCTGCGACCGCATCATGCAGCTCGGCTTCAGCCATGCCTGCCGCGCCGGCATCTCGTTCGGCAAGGACGACATGGTCATTCCGGACAGCAAGGTGAAGATCGTCGGTGATACCGAAAACCTGGTCAAGGAATACGAGCAGCAGTACAACGACGGCCTGATCACTCAGGGCGAGAAGTACAACAAGGTCGTCGACGCCTGGGGCAAGGCGACCGAAAAGGTTGCCGAGGACATGATGGCCCGCATCAAGGCCGTCGAGTTCGACCCGGAAACCGGTCGCCAGAAGCCGATGAACGCGATCTACATGATGTCCCACTCGGGCGCCCGCGGTTCTCCGAACCAGATGCGCCAGCTGGGCGGCATGCGCGGCCTCATGGCCAAGCCGTCGGGCGAGATCATCGAAACGCCGATCATCTCGAACTTCAAGGAAGGCCTGACCGTGAACGAGTACTTCAACTCGACGCACGGCGCCCGCAAGGGTCTGGCAGACACCGCCTTGAAGACCGCGAACTCCGGTTACCTGACCCGCCGTCTCGTCGACGTCGCGCAGGATTGCATCGTCACGCATGTCGACTGCGGCACCGACAAGGGCCTCACGATGACGGCGATCGTCGACGCCGGCCAGGTCGTGGCTTCCATCGGCACCCGCGTTCTCGGCCGTACGGCCCTGGACGACATCGATCATCCGGTCACGGGTGAGCGCATCGTCGATGCCGGCAAGATGATCCTCGAGGCCGATGTCGTCGAGATCGAGAAGGCCGGCATCCAGTCGATCCGCATCCGCTCGGCGCTGACCTGCGAGATCCAGACCGGTGTCTGCGGCGTCTGCTACGGTCGCGACCTTGCACGTGGCACGCCCGTCAACATGGGCGAAGCCGTGGGCGTCATCGCGGCTCAGTCGATCGGCGAACCGGGCACCCAGCTCACCATGCGTACCTTCCACCTTGGTGGCACGGCGACCGTGGTCGACCAGTCGTTCCTGGAAGCCTCGTATGAAGGCACGGTGCAGATCAAGAACCGCAACATGCTGCGCAACTCCGACGGCGCACTCGTCGCGATGGGCCGCAACATGGCGATCACCATCCTCGACGAGCGTGGTGTCGAGCGTTCCGCGCAGCGCGTCGCTTACGGTTCGAAGATCTTCGTCGATGACGGCGACAAGGTGAAGCGCGGCCAGCGTCTCGCCGAGTGGGACCCCTACACCCGTCCGATGATGACGGAAGTGGAAGGTACGGTTCACTTCGAAGACGTCGTCGACGGTATCTCGGTTCTGGAAACGACCGACGAATCCACCGGCATCACCAAGCGTTCGGTCATCGACTGGCGCTCGACGCCGCGCGGTACGGACCTGAAGCCGGCCATCGTCATCAAGGACAAGAGCGGCGCCGTCGCCAAGCTGTCCCGTGGTGGTGAAGCCCGCTTCATGCTCTCGGTCGACGCGATCCTTTCGGTCGAGCCGGGCCAGAAGGTCTCCCAGGGTGACGTTCTTGCCCGCTCGCCGCTGGAAAGCGCCAAGACCAAGGACATCACCGGCGGTCTGCCGCGCGTTGCCGAACTGTTCGAGGCCCGTCGTCCGAAGGACCACGCCATCATCGCTGAGATCGATGGTACCGTCCGCTTCGGCCGCGACTACAAGAACAAGCGTCGCGTGATGATCGAGCCGGCGGAAGACGGTGTCGAGCCGGTCGAGTACCTGATCCCGAAGGGCAAGCCCTTCCACCTTCAGGACGGCGACTACATCGAAAAGGGTGACTACATCCTCGACGGCAACCCCGCGCCGCACGACATCCTGGCGATCAAGGGCGTGGAAGCACTCGCTTCCTACCTCGTGAACGAAATCCAGGAAGTCTACCGACTGCAGGGCGTTGTGATCAACGACAAGCACATCGAGGTGATCGTTCGCCAGATGCTGCAGAAGGTCGAGATCACGGATGCTGGCGACTCGACGTACATTGTCGGTGACAACATCGACCGCATCGAGCTGGAAGACGTCAACGACGCCCTGATCGAGGAAGGCAAGAAGCCGGCTTACGGCGAGCCTGTCCTTCTCGGCATCACCAAGGCGTCGCTGCAGACCCCGTCGTTCATCTCGGCCGCTTCGTTCCAGGAGACCACCAAGGTTCTCACGGAAGCTGCGATCGCCGGCAAGACCGATGGCCTGCAGGGCCTCAAGGAGAACGTCATCGTCGGCCGCCTCATCCCGGCCGGTACCGGTGGCACCATGACCCAGATCCGCCGCATCGCGACGGCCCGCGACGAGATGATTCTCGACGAGCGCCGCAAGTCGACCGGCGCTGGCGTCGCGACCCCGATGCTGGCGGACCTCGCCGGCGGCGAAGGCGCCGCAGCCGAGTAAGCGCTGCCGCTCTTTTGACGAATGAAAAGGCCGCCCGAAATATTTCGGGCGGCCTTTTGTTTATGCGCAAGGACAGGCGAGGGCGGTTTGATCTGGCGCAATCGCTCAGTTTGGAGCGGTTCTAAAGTCCATTCGTATCCCAACGAATGGAGGTAGCCATGAAATTCCTGCTGGCGACTGTGGCCGCGACGGTCATCGCGACCGTGGCCTTTGCCGCCGATCCGGTTCCGGCCGATCTGCGCGCGACGGCGCTCGACATCTTCAAGCCCCTGCCGTCGACCTATCCGGCGGTCAACGACAATCCGATCACGAAGGAGAAGATCGACCTCGGCAAGGCTCTGTTCTTCGATCCGCGGCTGTCGGCCTCGGGTGTCTTCTCGTGCAATTCCTGTCACAACCTGGCGACCGGCGGCGACGACAACCTCGAAACGTCGATCGGCCACGGCTGGCAGAAGGGTCCGCGCAACTCGCCGACCGCCCTGAACGCGGTCTTCAACGAGGCGCAGTTCTGGGATGGCCGGGCGGAAGACCTGAAGGCGCAGGCCAAGGGGCCGATCCAGGCCGGAGTCGAGATGGCGAACACGCCGGCCCAGGTCGTCGCGACGCTGAAGTCGATGCCGAAATATGTCGACTGGTTCAAGGCCGCCTTCCCGAGCGATGCCGATCCCGTGACCTTTGACAACATGGCCAAGGCCATCGAGGCCTTCGAGGCGACGCTGATCACGCCGGCGCCGTTCGATGCCTATCTCAACGGCGACGACGGTGCGATGACCGCGGAGCAGAAGGAGGGGCTCGCGCTCTTCATGGACAAGGGCTGTGCCTCCTGCCACAGCGGCATCAATATCGGCGGTAACGGCTACTATCCGTTCGGCCTGATCGAGAAGCCCGGTTCGGAAGTTCTGCCGGAGAACGACAAGGGCCGCTTCGCGGTGACGGCGACGGCGGACGATTCCTACGTCTTCCGCGCCGCGCCGCTGCGCAACGTCACGCTGACGGCGCCGTACTTCCATTCGGGCAAGGTATGGAACCTGAGGCAGGCCGTGGCCATCATGGGCACCTCGCAGCTCGGCGAGGACCTGTCGGAGACCGAAGTCGACCGCATCGTGGCCTTCCTCGGTTCGCTGGAAGGGCGCATGCCTGAAGTGGTCTATCCGGTGCTGCCGGCAGAGACGGGCGATACGCCCCTGCCGAGCGGCGACGTCAAGTAGACGACGGGGTGGCGGTCGTCACGCGAAGCGGATGATCGCCACTTCCCCTTCGAGGGCGCCCTTGTAGGCGGAGGCGTGCGGCTCTTCCTCGGGCTCGCCGGTCAGCGTGCCGATCTGGTCGAGGTCTGCCTCGAGGAAACCTTCCTCCGAAAGCGCGTTCAGCGCCTCGCGTACGGCGGTGTCGTCGTCGGGCGCGCGCAGCATGACGTGGATGTCGATGCCCTCGTCGCCCTCGCGCTCATAGGCCTTGCCGATGATGATGAAGACCATCGGCTCCTCGAGCGTGCTGTTGTCGTTGTCGGCGTCTGACGCCATGGCGGGCTCCTTTCGGGATCGGGTTGTGCTCGTTCTATAAAGGGTAGGGCGGCAGGACCCAAACGCAAAATCGCCGCTGCTTCCAAAAGAGCGGAAAGGGAATCGGTGAGCGTCCCGCCGACTCTTTCCGGTTGATTCCGTCTTCATGCTTTCTTAATGTTCGCCTGCGAAGGCTGCCGGGCTCAGGGAGCCGTCGAAACGGCGCAGGGCAGGGGCTTGAAGCCCTGCTTTTCAGGCGGGTCAGCCATCCGCTCCCGGGATTCTTTAGCGCCGCCCCTTGACCTTTCGCCCTTTAGTCAGTATTCCGCACGCCATCAGAGCCTATGTGAGGCTGGCTGGTTCGGAATGACTCGTTCTGAAGTTCGCCTCAAACAGGGCTCGACGCACGTTGAGAACATGAATGCTGCACGCATGACGCGGTTATAGCGCGTCCTCTGCCTAATGAGGTCATCCGCTAGAGGCGGATTGGCCTTTTATTGCGCATGAACACGCGTGTGGTCATGGACTCGCCCGTGAGGGTGACGATTTATCCGCCCGCAAGGGTAACGAGACTAGATTTGCAAGGGATGGTTATATGCCTACCGTAAACCAGTTGATCCGCAAGCCGCGCCAGGCGTCGGTAAAGCGCAACAAGGTTCCTGCTCTGCAGGAAAACCCCCAGAAGCGCGGCGTTTGCACCCGCGTCTACACGACGACCCCGAAGAAGCCGAACTCGGCTCTGCGTAAGGTCGCCAAGATCCGCCTGACCAATGGCTTCGAAGTCATCGGTTACATCCCCGGCGAAGGCCACAACCTGCAGGAACACTCTGTCGTCATGATCCGTGGCGGCCGCGTAAAGGACCTTCCGGGCGTGCGCTACCACATCATCCGCGGCGTTCTCGACACCCAGGGCGTCAAGAACCGCAAGCAGCGCCGCTCCAAGTACGGCGCGAAGCGTCCGAAATAATACAGTAACCGGCGCCATTTCGCTGGTCGGAACCTTTTGAAGAAAGACGAAAAGTATGTCCCGTCGCCATAGAGCAGAAAAGCGCGAGATCAACCCGGACCCGAAGTTCGGCGACCTCGTAGTCACCAAGTTCATGAACGCCATCATGCTGGACGGCAAGAAGTCCGTCGCCGAAACGATCGTTTACGGCGCCTTCGATGTCGTGCAGGGCAAGGCCAAGCAGGATCCGGTGACGGTTTTCCATTCGGCTCTCGACAACGTCGCGCCGCACGTCGAAGTGCGCTCGCGTCGCGTCGGCGGTGCGACCTACCAGGTTCCGGTCGACGTTCGTCCGGAGCGCCGTCAGGCTCTGGCCATCCGCTGGCTGATCGCCGCTGCCCGCAAGCGTAACGAAACGACCATGGTCGAGCGCCTCTCCGGCGAACTCATGGACGCAGCGAACAACCGCGGCAGCGCCGTCAAGAAGCGCGAAGACACGCACAAGATGGCTGACGCCAACCGTGCATTCTCGCACTACCGCTGGTAACCGAAACTAGACGTCTCGAAAGGAGTCCCAGATGGCTCGCGAATATAAAATCGAAGACTACCGCAACTTCGGTATCATGGCGCACATCGACGCCGGCAAGACCACGACGACCGAGCGTATCCTGTACTACACCGGTAAGAACCACAAGATCGGCGAGACCCACGACGGCGCGTCGACGATGGACTGGATGGAGCAGGAGCAGGAGCGCGGCATCACCATCACGTCCGCTGCCACCACGACCTTCTGGAAGGGCCGTGACGGCAAGGCTCGCCGCTTCAACATCATCGACACCCCCGGCCACGTCGACTTCACCATTGAAGTCGAGCGTTCGCTGCGCGTTCTCGACGGCGCCATCGCGCTGCTCGACTCCAACGCCGGCGTTGAGCCGCAGACGGAAACCGTCTGGCGTCAGGCCGAGAAGTATCATGTTCCGCGCATGATCTTCTGCAACAAGATGGACAAGACCGGCGCTGACTTCTATCGCTGCCTTGACATGATCAAGTCGCGCCTCGGTGCGATCCCGGTCGCCATGCAGCTGCCGATCGGCGCCGAGACCGAGTTCAAGGGCGTCATCGACCTGATCGAGATGAACGCTCTCATCTGGCGCGACGAATCGCTCGGCGCCCAGTGGGACGTCGTCGAGATCCCGGAAGATCTGAAGGAAAAGGCCGAGGAATACCGCGAGAAGCTCATCGAGACCGTCGTCGAAGTCGACGAAGCCGCGATGGAAGCCTATCTCGAAGGTAACTACCCGGACAACGACAAGATCCGCGAACTCGTTCGCCGCGGCACGATCGACGTGAAGTTCCACCCGGTCTATTGCGGTACCGCGTTCAAGAACAAGGGCGTTCAGCCGCTTCTCGACGCCGTCGTCGACTTCCTGCCGTCGCCGATCGATATCCCGGCCATCAAGGGCATCGACGTGAAGACGGAAGCCGAGATCGAGCGTCACGCCGATGACGCCGAGCCGCTCTCCATGCTCGCGTTCAAGATCATGAACGACCCCTTCGTCGGTTCGCTGACCTTCGCTCGCATCTACTCGGGCAAGCTCGAAAAGGGCACGTCCGTCATGAACACGGTCAAGGACAAGCGCGAGCGCGTCGGCCGTATGCTTCAGATGCACTCCAACTCGCGTGAAGACATCGAAGAAGCCTTCGCAGGCGACATCGTTGCTCTCGCCGGTCTCAAGGACACGACGACGGGCGACACGCTCTGCGATCCGCTGAAGCCGGTCATCCTCGAGCGCATGGAATTCCCGGAACCGGTTATCCAGATCGCCATCGAGCCGAAGACGAAGAACGACCAGGAAAAGATGGGCCTCGCCCTGAACCGCCTGGCCGCCGAAGACCCGTCCTTCCGCGTCAAGACCGACGAAGAGTCCGGCCAGACGATCATCGCAGGCATGGGCGAACTTCACCTCGACATCATCGTCGACCGCATGCGTCGCGAGTTCAAGGTCGAAGCCAATGTCGGCGCTCCGCAGGTTGCTTACCGTGAGACGATCACGCGCAAGACCGAGAAGGACTACACGCACAAGAAGCAGACCGGTGGTACCGGCCAGTTCGCCCGCGTGAAGCTCGTCTTCGAACCGAACCCGGATGGCGAAGATTTCGTCTTCGAATCCAAGATCGTCGGCGGTGCTGTTCCGAAGGAATACATCCCGGGCGTTCAGAAGGGTATCGAAAGCGTTCTGTCCTCGGGTCCGCTCGCAGGCTTCCCGATGCTCGGCGTCAAGGCGACGCTCATCGACGGCGCCTTCCACGACGTCGACTCCTCGGTCCTCGCCTTCGAAATCGCATCGCGTGCCTGCTTCCGTGAAGCATCCCGCGAAGCCGGCGCCCAGCTCCTGGAGCCGATGATGAAGGTCGAAGTCGTGACGCCGGAAGACTATGTCGGCGACGTCATCGGCGACCTGAACTCCCGCCGTGGCCAGATCCAGGGCCAGGAATCGCGCGGCATCGCCGTCGTGATCTCCGCCCACGTGCCGCTGGCGAACATGTTCAAGTACGTCGACAACCTGCGCTCCATGTCGCAGGGCCGCGCCCAGTACTCGATGGTCTTCGACCATTACGCGCCGGTTCCGTCGAACGTCGCACAGGAAATCCAGGCAAAGTACTCCGGTCAGAAGTGACCGGGGTATCCCCCTTAAAGTTTTGAACGAATTTCCCTTCGGGGATCAGGAACGGAGAGCCGGAAATGGCAAAAGGTAAGTTTGAGCGCAACAAGCCTCACGTAAACATCGGCACGATCGGCCACGTTGACCATGGCAAGACGTCGACGACTGCAGCGATCACGAAGTACTTCGGCGAGTTCAAGGCGTACGACCAGATCGACGCTGCTCCGGAAGAAAAGGCCCGCGGCATCACCATCTCGACGGCGCACGTCGAGTATGAGACGGCCAACCGTCACTACGCGCACGTCGACTGCCCCGGCCACGCCGACTAC
The Shinella zoogloeoides DNA segment above includes these coding regions:
- the rpoC gene encoding DNA-directed RNA polymerase subunit beta', giving the protein MNQEVMNLFNPQVPAQTFDSIRISIASPEKILSWSYGEIKKPETINYRTFKPERDGLFCARIFGPIKDYECLCGKYKRMKYKGIICEKCGVEVTLSRVRRERMGHIELAAPVAHIWFLKSLPSRIATLLDMTLKDVERVLYFENYIVTEPGLTALKENQLLSEEEYMIAVDEYGEDQFTAMIGAEAIYEMLASMNLEKIAGDLRSDLADTTSDLKQKKLMKRLKIVENFMESGNRPEWMIMKVVPVIPPDLRPLVPLDGGRFATSDLNDLYRRVINRNNRLKRLIELRAPGIIIRNEKRMLQESVDALFDNGRRGRVITGANKRPLKSLSDMLKGKQGRFRQNLLGKRVDYSGRSVIVTGPELKLHQCGLPKKMALELFKPFIYARLDAKGFSSTVKQAKKLVEKEKPEVWDILDEVIREHPVLLNRAPTLHRLGIQAFEPILVEGKAIQLHPLVCTAFNADFDGDQMAVHVPLSLEAQLEARVLMMSTNNILHPANGAPIIVPSQDMVLGLYYLSIQNQNEPGEGMAFSDMGELHHALENKVVTLHAKIRGRYKSVDADGKPYTKIYETTPGRMIIGELLPKNGNIPFDICNQEMTKKNISKMIDTVYRHCGQKDTVIFCDRIMQLGFSHACRAGISFGKDDMVIPDSKVKIVGDTENLVKEYEQQYNDGLITQGEKYNKVVDAWGKATEKVAEDMMARIKAVEFDPETGRQKPMNAIYMMSHSGARGSPNQMRQLGGMRGLMAKPSGEIIETPIISNFKEGLTVNEYFNSTHGARKGLADTALKTANSGYLTRRLVDVAQDCIVTHVDCGTDKGLTMTAIVDAGQVVASIGTRVLGRTALDDIDHPVTGERIVDAGKMILEADVVEIEKAGIQSIRIRSALTCEIQTGVCGVCYGRDLARGTPVNMGEAVGVIAAQSIGEPGTQLTMRTFHLGGTATVVDQSFLEASYEGTVQIKNRNMLRNSDGALVAMGRNMAITILDERGVERSAQRVAYGSKIFVDDGDKVKRGQRLAEWDPYTRPMMTEVEGTVHFEDVVDGISVLETTDESTGITKRSVIDWRSTPRGTDLKPAIVIKDKSGAVAKLSRGGEARFMLSVDAILSVEPGQKVSQGDVLARSPLESAKTKDITGGLPRVAELFEARRPKDHAIIAEIDGTVRFGRDYKNKRRVMIEPAEDGVEPVEYLIPKGKPFHLQDGDYIEKGDYILDGNPAPHDILAIKGVEALASYLVNEIQEVYRLQGVVINDKHIEVIVRQMLQKVEITDAGDSTYIVGDNIDRIELEDVNDALIEEGKKPAYGEPVLLGITKASLQTPSFISAASFQETTKVLTEAAIAGKTDGLQGLKENVIVGRLIPAGTGGTMTQIRRIATARDEMILDERRKSTGAGVATPMLADLAGGEGAAAE
- a CDS encoding cytochrome-c peroxidase, yielding MKFLLATVAATVIATVAFAADPVPADLRATALDIFKPLPSTYPAVNDNPITKEKIDLGKALFFDPRLSASGVFSCNSCHNLATGGDDNLETSIGHGWQKGPRNSPTALNAVFNEAQFWDGRAEDLKAQAKGPIQAGVEMANTPAQVVATLKSMPKYVDWFKAAFPSDADPVTFDNMAKAIEAFEATLITPAPFDAYLNGDDGAMTAEQKEGLALFMDKGCASCHSGINIGGNGYYPFGLIEKPGSEVLPENDKGRFAVTATADDSYVFRAAPLRNVTLTAPYFHSGKVWNLRQAVAIMGTSQLGEDLSETEVDRIVAFLGSLEGRMPEVVYPVLPAETGDTPLPSGDVK
- a CDS encoding transcriptional regulator, with product MASDADNDNSTLEEPMVFIIIGKAYEREGDEGIDIHVMLRAPDDDTAVREALNALSEEGFLEADLDQIGTLTGEPEEEPHASAYKGALEGEVAIIRFA
- the rpsL gene encoding 30S ribosomal protein S12; amino-acid sequence: MPTVNQLIRKPRQASVKRNKVPALQENPQKRGVCTRVYTTTPKKPNSALRKVAKIRLTNGFEVIGYIPGEGHNLQEHSVVMIRGGRVKDLPGVRYHIIRGVLDTQGVKNRKQRRSKYGAKRPK
- the rpsG gene encoding 30S ribosomal protein S7, with the protein product MSRRHRAEKREINPDPKFGDLVVTKFMNAIMLDGKKSVAETIVYGAFDVVQGKAKQDPVTVFHSALDNVAPHVEVRSRRVGGATYQVPVDVRPERRQALAIRWLIAAARKRNETTMVERLSGELMDAANNRGSAVKKREDTHKMADANRAFSHYRW
- the fusA gene encoding elongation factor G; its protein translation is MAREYKIEDYRNFGIMAHIDAGKTTTTERILYYTGKNHKIGETHDGASTMDWMEQEQERGITITSAATTTFWKGRDGKARRFNIIDTPGHVDFTIEVERSLRVLDGAIALLDSNAGVEPQTETVWRQAEKYHVPRMIFCNKMDKTGADFYRCLDMIKSRLGAIPVAMQLPIGAETEFKGVIDLIEMNALIWRDESLGAQWDVVEIPEDLKEKAEEYREKLIETVVEVDEAAMEAYLEGNYPDNDKIRELVRRGTIDVKFHPVYCGTAFKNKGVQPLLDAVVDFLPSPIDIPAIKGIDVKTEAEIERHADDAEPLSMLAFKIMNDPFVGSLTFARIYSGKLEKGTSVMNTVKDKRERVGRMLQMHSNSREDIEEAFAGDIVALAGLKDTTTGDTLCDPLKPVILERMEFPEPVIQIAIEPKTKNDQEKMGLALNRLAAEDPSFRVKTDEESGQTIIAGMGELHLDIIVDRMRREFKVEANVGAPQVAYRETITRKTEKDYTHKKQTGGTGQFARVKLVFEPNPDGEDFVFESKIVGGAVPKEYIPGVQKGIESVLSSGPLAGFPMLGVKATLIDGAFHDVDSSVLAFEIASRACFREASREAGAQLLEPMMKVEVVTPEDYVGDVIGDLNSRRGQIQGQESRGIAVVISAHVPLANMFKYVDNLRSMSQGRAQYSMVFDHYAPVPSNVAQEIQAKYSGQK